One segment of Stenotrophomonas sp. SAU14A_NAIMI4_8 DNA contains the following:
- a CDS encoding sigma-54 dependent transcriptional regulator, with translation MAASLEVPSRCVIWFGQPQASERGALAAAGWQLRCVAPGPAMAVGLRGRDHLVAVIDLRHLDLDALQALLPWVQQHQHLPWLAVLPADVHSPPPAWTDVLLACQNQFTLPLELGAMVSTMQRQADGDTADPARACDGGGLPALIGDSPRVLAVRAALHKFAPVDLPVLVTGETGTGKELAAQALHALSGRAGKPFLAVNCGAIPANLVQSELFGHERGAFTGAAQRRIGLFESAHGGTVFLDEVGDLPGDAQTSLLRVLQEGTLERVGSNQPLRVDVRVLAATHVELEQAVAQGRFRRDLYYRLNVLRLPMPPLRERGSDVLLLADHFLRGFRQRHPGRARGFDTGARQAMRGFGWPGNVRELLNRVQRAAIVAEGELITAADLELADDALPEPRALLQDARGQVERDLLLQALRQHGYNVSACARHMQVSRVTVYRLCRKHRLELPPER, from the coding sequence ATGGCAGCAAGCCTGGAAGTTCCATCACGTTGCGTGATCTGGTTCGGACAGCCGCAGGCATCCGAGCGTGGCGCGCTGGCCGCCGCCGGCTGGCAGCTGCGCTGCGTGGCGCCCGGGCCGGCGATGGCCGTCGGCCTGCGCGGTCGCGACCATCTGGTCGCGGTGATCGACCTGCGCCACCTCGATCTGGACGCGCTGCAGGCGCTGCTGCCCTGGGTGCAGCAGCACCAGCACCTGCCCTGGCTGGCGGTGCTGCCGGCGGACGTACACAGCCCTCCCCCCGCCTGGACCGACGTGCTGCTGGCCTGCCAGAACCAGTTCACCCTGCCGCTTGAACTGGGCGCGATGGTGTCCACCATGCAGCGCCAGGCCGACGGTGACACAGCCGACCCGGCACGCGCCTGCGATGGCGGCGGCCTGCCCGCCCTGATCGGTGACAGCCCGCGCGTGCTGGCCGTGCGCGCGGCCCTGCACAAATTCGCGCCGGTGGATCTGCCGGTCCTGGTCACCGGCGAAACCGGCACCGGCAAGGAACTGGCGGCGCAGGCCCTGCATGCACTCTCTGGCCGGGCCGGCAAACCCTTCCTGGCGGTGAACTGCGGCGCCATTCCCGCCAACCTGGTGCAGTCGGAGCTGTTCGGCCATGAGCGCGGCGCGTTCACCGGCGCCGCCCAGCGCCGCATCGGCCTGTTCGAATCGGCCCATGGCGGCACCGTGTTCCTGGACGAGGTGGGCGACCTGCCCGGCGATGCGCAGACCAGCCTGCTGCGCGTGCTGCAGGAAGGCACGCTCGAACGCGTGGGCAGCAACCAGCCGCTGCGGGTGGATGTGCGCGTGCTGGCCGCCACCCATGTCGAACTGGAGCAGGCGGTGGCCCAGGGCCGCTTCCGCCGCGACCTGTATTACCGCCTGAACGTGCTGCGCCTGCCGATGCCCCCGCTGCGCGAGCGTGGCAGCGACGTGCTGCTGCTGGCCGATCATTTCCTGCGCGGCTTCCGCCAGCGCCATCCCGGCCGCGCGCGGGGGTTCGACACCGGCGCCCGACAAGCGATGCGTGGTTTCGGCTGGCCCGGCAATGTGCGCGAGCTGCTGAACCGCGTGCAGCGCGCGGCGATCGTGGCCGAGGGCGAACTGATCACCGCCGCCGACCTCGAACTTGCCGACGACGCACTGCCCGAACCCCGTGCGCTGCTGCAGGATGCCCGTGGCCAGGTGGAACGCGATCTGCTGCTGCAGGCATTGCGCCAGCACGGCTACAACGTCTCCGCCTGCGCCCGGCACATGCAGGTATCGCGCGTGACCGTCTACCGGCTGTGCCGCAAGCACCGCCTGGAACTGCCCCCGGAGCGCTGA
- a CDS encoding transporter, with protein sequence MHTYLRLTPLALAALAANAFAQQPAANDTADVQALIGQLEQLKANYAQEVRRLRELDMQVQAMQARLNGRAGAASTPAAPLAPAAAAAVPPSSEGYASTAAEAQQAKQEARRSVDDVKQQQAALFSRRFTLENSLTYARYDRKQLTLNGFLALDAIFLGNIAIENVESDSLTYNLAARWGVSPNLTLNADVPYLARRTVYQKGGAGGAAAAIAQEETNGNGLGDVSVSANYRLFGERGWRPETVLTGGVTAPTGRAPYGLDWKVIERDDDDYIRFAVPREQPTGNGVWQANLGVSMVKTADPAILFANAGYIHSFPRGFSDIDSNPDTTNPGDVKLGGSVYFGAGVAFAFNERTSLSISFSDKITARASTRFKGGQWVKVIGSDANAASLNLGVTYALNQNTTLVTLLGIGLTPDAPDFTLAFKVPYML encoded by the coding sequence ATGCATACCTATTTGCGGCTTACCCCGCTGGCGCTGGCGGCGCTGGCGGCCAACGCCTTCGCCCAGCAGCCGGCGGCCAACGATACGGCCGACGTGCAGGCACTGATCGGCCAACTGGAACAACTGAAAGCCAACTACGCGCAGGAGGTACGGCGCCTGCGCGAACTGGACATGCAGGTGCAGGCCATGCAGGCCCGCCTGAACGGTCGTGCCGGCGCGGCATCCACACCGGCGGCGCCACTGGCCCCGGCGGCCGCAGCCGCAGTACCGCCCAGCAGCGAGGGCTATGCCAGCACCGCCGCCGAAGCGCAGCAGGCCAAGCAGGAAGCGCGACGCAGCGTGGACGATGTGAAGCAGCAGCAGGCGGCGCTGTTCTCGCGCAGGTTCACCCTGGAAAACAGCCTCACCTATGCCCGCTACGACAGGAAGCAGCTCACCCTCAATGGCTTCCTGGCGCTGGATGCAATCTTCCTGGGCAACATCGCCATCGAGAACGTCGAATCCGATTCGCTCACCTACAACCTGGCCGCGCGCTGGGGCGTGAGCCCGAACCTGACCCTGAACGCCGATGTGCCCTACCTGGCCCGGCGCACGGTGTACCAGAAGGGCGGTGCCGGCGGTGCCGCCGCTGCGATCGCGCAGGAAGAGACCAACGGCAATGGCCTGGGCGATGTGAGCGTGAGCGCGAACTACCGGTTGTTCGGTGAACGCGGCTGGCGGCCGGAAACCGTGCTGACCGGCGGGGTGACCGCGCCGACTGGGCGTGCCCCCTACGGGCTGGACTGGAAGGTGATCGAGCGCGACGACGATGACTACATCCGCTTTGCGGTGCCGCGCGAACAACCCACCGGCAATGGCGTGTGGCAGGCCAACCTGGGTGTGTCGATGGTCAAGACCGCCGACCCGGCGATCCTGTTCGCCAATGCCGGTTACATCCATTCGTTCCCGCGTGGTTTCAGCGACATCGACAGCAACCCGGACACCACCAACCCGGGTGACGTGAAGCTGGGCGGATCGGTGTACTTCGGCGCGGGTGTGGCATTTGCCTTCAACGAGCGCACCAGCCTGAGCATTTCCTTCAGCGACAAGATCACCGCGCGCGCCTCGACACGGTTCAAGGGCGGGCAATGGGTGAAGGTGATCGGCAGCGATGCCAATGCCGCCTCGCTGAACCTGGGCGTGACCTATGCGTTGAACCAGAACACCACGCTGGTCACCCTGCTGGGCATCGGCCTGACCCCCGACGCGCCGGACTTCACCCTGGCGTTCAAGGTGCCGTACATGCTGTAG
- a CDS encoding C39 family peptidase yields the protein MAGSRWWLRVLTCLLLLGSAGAWAGDVAFSGVLPNGALMQQKVESMQERRYRNLVRQHTDYSCGAAALATILRYAYHLDTTEATVIEGMMGVSDPQLVKERGFSLLDIKRYVESLGMRGRGYRIDETRLRTLRVPGLVLMDVRGFRHFVVLKQVRGGVVEVADPILGNRALPLPEFLEAWPSRAVFVVIGSDFDRNTVLLQPSERPSARALYARQGPITDAELVDFGFSHADLF from the coding sequence ATGGCCGGTTCCCGTTGGTGGTTGCGTGTTCTGACCTGCCTGCTGCTGCTGGGCAGCGCCGGTGCCTGGGCGGGGGACGTCGCCTTCAGCGGCGTGCTGCCCAACGGTGCGCTGATGCAGCAGAAGGTGGAAAGCATGCAGGAGCGGCGCTACCGCAACCTGGTGCGGCAACACACCGACTACAGCTGTGGGGCTGCCGCGCTGGCCACGATCCTGCGCTACGCCTACCACCTGGATACCACCGAAGCCACGGTGATCGAGGGAATGATGGGGGTTTCCGATCCACAACTGGTCAAGGAGCGCGGTTTCTCGCTGCTGGACATCAAGCGCTATGTCGAATCGCTGGGCATGCGCGGCCGCGGCTACCGCATTGATGAAACGCGCCTGCGCACCCTGCGGGTGCCGGGGCTGGTGCTGATGGATGTGCGCGGCTTCCGCCACTTCGTGGTGCTCAAGCAGGTGCGGGGCGGCGTGGTGGAAGTGGCCGACCCGATCCTGGGCAACCGTGCGCTGCCGCTGCCGGAGTTCCTGGAAGCCTGGCCGTCGCGCGCCGTTTTCGTCGTCATCGGCAGCGACTTCGATCGCAATACGGTCCTGCTGCAACCGAGCGAACGGCCCAGTGCACGCGCGCTGTATGCGCGGCAGGGACCGATCACCGATGCCGAGCTGGTCGACTTCGGCTTCAGCCATGCCGACCTGTTCTGA
- a CDS encoding adhesin — protein MNANLKRTVLAMAIATASTAAAANGWDNQNANANINHNHVVTETRNDTHNHTDNEVRNWTRTSTTVRSNTDSSNITRNRTVNEQVQKNSNIQADERKEKNNHGVDVNLEKDLRLSSDISFSGDPEVTGTIDLDSAAIAVIDNRQSISNNLGSNSLVTNSASIADDVGAGASGNLGFNVVAGDNNAQDNAASLSAADASFSFGMADAEVFVNQAGFNNTTMNSGVTNAASLGGNAFGGASGNIGVNIASGNNNEQKNALAASVATSAMAQSSISSNQVSSGNAVSNAGYVQSYTDTVEVGMSGGVGGLTLAYGAGTYSGRGNAYQMANYYLDSWDGDLPHPDGNSTGHIDLDNEIQNATMNPYRQGVGGLGFDTRESGTSQFVELGIADLYASLSGTVTTTRWVNVNATNTSALSGSAFSGASGNIGVNVASGTGNLQANSLALAVAQPSTGGGGGTGGGE, from the coding sequence ATGAACGCGAACCTGAAAAGGACCGTGCTTGCGATGGCGATTGCCACGGCCTCCACTGCGGCTGCGGCCAACGGCTGGGACAACCAGAACGCCAACGCCAACATCAACCACAACCATGTCGTGACCGAAACCCGCAACGACACCCACAACCACACCGACAACGAGGTCCGCAACTGGACCCGTACCAGTACCACGGTACGCAGCAACACCGACAGCTCCAACATCACCCGCAACCGCACGGTGAACGAGCAGGTACAGAAGAACAGCAACATCCAGGCCGACGAGCGCAAGGAAAAGAACAACCACGGCGTCGACGTGAACCTGGAAAAGGACCTGCGCCTGAGCTCGGACATCAGCTTCTCGGGTGACCCGGAAGTGACCGGCACGATCGACCTGGATTCGGCCGCCATCGCGGTCATCGACAACCGCCAGTCGATCAGCAACAACCTGGGCTCCAACAGCCTGGTCACCAACAGCGCGTCCATTGCCGATGACGTCGGCGCCGGTGCGTCGGGCAACCTCGGCTTCAACGTGGTGGCCGGTGACAACAACGCGCAGGACAACGCGGCCTCGCTGTCGGCGGCCGACGCATCCTTCAGCTTCGGCATGGCCGATGCGGAAGTCTTCGTCAACCAGGCCGGCTTCAACAACACCACCATGAACTCGGGCGTGACCAACGCCGCCAGCCTCGGTGGCAATGCCTTCGGTGGTGCGTCGGGCAACATTGGCGTGAACATCGCTTCGGGCAACAACAACGAGCAGAAGAACGCGCTCGCTGCTTCGGTGGCCACCAGTGCCATGGCCCAGTCCAGCATCAGCTCCAACCAGGTGTCCAGCGGCAACGCGGTATCCAACGCTGGCTATGTGCAGTCCTACACCGACACCGTGGAAGTGGGCATGAGCGGTGGCGTGGGCGGCCTGACCCTGGCCTACGGCGCCGGCACCTACAGCGGCCGTGGCAACGCTTACCAGATGGCGAACTACTACCTCGACAGCTGGGATGGCGACCTGCCGCATCCGGACGGCAACAGCACCGGGCACATCGATCTGGACAACGAGATCCAGAACGCAACGATGAACCCGTACCGTCAGGGCGTGGGTGGCCTGGGCTTCGACACGCGTGAAAGCGGCACCAGCCAGTTCGTCGAACTGGGCATTGCCGACCTGTACGCCAGCCTGAGCGGCACCGTCACCACCACCCGTTGGGTGAACGTCAACGCCACCAACACCTCGGCGCTGTCCGGCAGTGCCTTCTCCGGGGCGTCGGGCAACATCGGCGTGAACGTGGCGTCCGGCACCGGCAACCTGCAGGCCAACAGCCTGGCCCTGGCCGTGGCCCAGCCCAGCACCGGCGGTGGCGGCGGTACCGGTGGCGGCGAGTAA
- a CDS encoding dicarboxylate/amino acid:cation symporter: protein MKLVSAWLRIPFWQRVVGGFVLGALAGWALGPAAETWFGPLGELYVTLIKMIAVPLVFFAVINAISSLHGQKSVAALSGRTFLWFVITAALAVCVGLGVGTVLQPGAGGLQLSMASNYVPREVPSVVQVLLDVVPSNVFYALSGIGTKVNAAGETVLAAGRGSILPVIFFAGLVGFAIVKLGEKVTEARKLVGQMSDIMIQVTRFVLEVTPIGTFGLIAGLVGSYGFEKLLPLGHFVLALYVACALHIVVVYSALLLSHGLNPLKFFRGAAPGMQVAFVSSSSFAAMPVALRSITHNLGVNKDYGSFAVPLGASIKMDGCGAIYPALCAVFIAQYSGVPLTPEQYVVVLIASVLGSFGTAGVPGTAVIMATVVLSAANLPLETIGYLYAIDRILDMMRTMTNVTGQMLVPVLVAKETGLLDQSVYDNPSTNVGIDDPDPTPPRS, encoded by the coding sequence ATGAAGCTGGTCTCTGCCTGGCTGCGGATTCCATTCTGGCAGCGCGTGGTCGGTGGCTTCGTGCTCGGCGCGCTGGCCGGCTGGGCGCTGGGCCCGGCCGCGGAAACGTGGTTCGGCCCGCTCGGCGAACTGTATGTCACCCTGATCAAGATGATCGCGGTGCCGCTGGTGTTCTTCGCGGTCATCAACGCGATCTCGTCGCTGCATGGCCAGAAATCGGTCGCCGCGCTCAGTGGCCGCACCTTCCTGTGGTTCGTGATCACTGCGGCGCTGGCCGTCTGCGTGGGCCTGGGCGTGGGCACGGTGCTGCAGCCTGGTGCCGGTGGCCTGCAACTGTCGATGGCCAGCAACTACGTGCCGCGCGAAGTGCCCAGCGTGGTGCAGGTGCTGCTGGACGTGGTGCCGTCCAACGTGTTCTACGCGTTGTCGGGCATCGGCACCAAGGTCAACGCGGCCGGCGAGACCGTGCTGGCGGCCGGTCGCGGTTCGATCTTGCCGGTCATCTTCTTCGCCGGCCTGGTGGGCTTTGCCATCGTCAAGCTGGGCGAGAAGGTGACCGAGGCGCGCAAGCTGGTCGGGCAGATGAGCGACATCATGATCCAGGTGACCCGCTTCGTGCTGGAAGTCACCCCGATCGGTACGTTCGGCCTGATCGCCGGCCTGGTCGGCAGCTACGGCTTCGAGAAGCTGCTGCCGCTGGGCCATTTCGTGCTGGCCCTGTACGTGGCCTGCGCGCTGCACATCGTGGTGGTCTACAGCGCGCTGCTGCTGTCGCACGGCCTGAACCCGCTGAAGTTCTTCCGCGGCGCGGCGCCGGGCATGCAGGTGGCCTTCGTCAGTTCGTCCAGCTTCGCGGCGATGCCGGTGGCGCTGCGCTCGATCACCCACAACCTGGGGGTGAACAAGGACTACGGCTCGTTCGCCGTTCCGCTGGGCGCCAGCATCAAGATGGACGGCTGCGGTGCGATCTACCCGGCGCTGTGCGCGGTGTTCATTGCCCAGTACAGCGGCGTGCCGCTTACCCCGGAACAGTACGTGGTGGTGCTGATCGCTTCGGTGCTGGGCAGCTTCGGTACCGCCGGCGTTCCGGGTACCGCGGTGATCATGGCCACCGTGGTGCTGAGCGCGGCCAACCTGCCGCTGGAAACCATCGGCTACCTGTATGCCATCGATCGCATCCTGGACATGATGCGCACGATGACGAATGTGACGGGGCAGATGCTGGTGCCGGTGCTGGTGGCCAAGGAAACCGGGCTGCTGGACCAGAGCGTCTACGACAACCCCAGCACGAATGTCGGTATCGACGATCCCGACCCGACCCCGCCGCGCAGCTGA
- a CDS encoding alkaline phosphatase — MRRSVSLLAACATTLLLGACASTAPATAPAGLKVAVDPVAHPAGETPQWWYRSGAAQAAANGAMAGKAKNVILFLGDGMSLTTVAAARIYEGQRKGSAGEENLLSWERFPATAFSKTYNTDSQTPDSAGTMTAITTGVKTHMGAIGVSAGSRTDCADSLSKGLLTWLQLADSAGLATGIVSTARLTHATPAATYAHSPERNWENDTDLTEEAEAAGCQDIAQQLLSTSRYGRGPLVALGGGRGEFTTVEERDPEYDDKVGQRLDGRSLVQEWQQAHPQGAYVWNSKQLAAAANAPALLGLFEPDHMRYEYERPQDPSGEPSLAELTAAAIKNLAQHKEGYVLMIEGARIDHANHSGNAYRALTETVALSDAVRVANELTSADDTLIIVTADHSHTLNFVGYPARGNPILGKVKDKGGEDGAGKLDNALDGNGQPYTTLSYANGPGHTGATNQQPAGPKRYPHNPSTFEQAKGRPDLHAVDTEHPDYMQEALVPMKSESHGGEDVGIWARGPGSQAIRGTLEQNAIYHMIVQAAPALRARLCQAGTCDAQGVPVQLPAPNAFERKAEAK; from the coding sequence ATGCGTCGTTCCGTCTCCCTGTTGGCCGCCTGCGCCACCACCCTGCTGCTGGGCGCCTGCGCCAGCACCGCCCCCGCCACTGCCCCGGCCGGCCTGAAGGTCGCCGTCGATCCGGTCGCCCATCCGGCCGGCGAAACCCCGCAGTGGTGGTACCGCAGTGGCGCCGCACAGGCCGCAGCCAACGGCGCGATGGCCGGCAAGGCCAAGAACGTCATCCTGTTCCTGGGCGATGGCATGAGCCTGACCACCGTGGCCGCCGCGCGCATCTATGAAGGCCAGCGCAAGGGCAGCGCCGGCGAAGAGAACCTGCTGTCGTGGGAGCGCTTCCCGGCCACGGCGTTCAGCAAGACCTACAACACCGATTCGCAGACGCCGGATTCGGCCGGCACCATGACCGCCATCACCACCGGCGTGAAGACCCACATGGGCGCCATCGGCGTCAGCGCTGGCAGCCGCACCGACTGCGCCGACAGCCTGTCCAAGGGCCTGCTGACCTGGCTGCAGCTGGCCGACAGCGCCGGCCTGGCCACCGGCATCGTTTCAACCGCGCGCCTGACCCACGCCACCCCGGCCGCCACCTATGCCCATTCGCCCGAGCGCAACTGGGAAAACGACACCGACCTGACCGAGGAAGCCGAGGCCGCCGGCTGCCAGGACATCGCCCAGCAGTTGCTGTCCACCTCGCGCTATGGGCGCGGTCCGCTGGTCGCCCTGGGCGGCGGTCGTGGCGAGTTCACCACCGTGGAAGAGCGCGACCCCGAGTATGACGACAAGGTCGGCCAGCGCCTGGACGGCCGCAGCCTGGTGCAGGAATGGCAGCAGGCGCATCCGCAGGGTGCGTACGTGTGGAACAGCAAGCAGCTGGCCGCCGCCGCCAACGCCCCCGCCCTGCTCGGTCTGTTCGAGCCGGACCACATGCGTTACGAGTATGAACGCCCGCAGGATCCGTCCGGCGAGCCGAGCCTGGCCGAACTGACCGCCGCGGCGATCAAGAACCTGGCCCAGCACAAGGAAGGCTACGTGCTGATGATCGAAGGCGCGCGCATCGACCATGCCAACCACAGTGGCAACGCCTACCGCGCGCTGACCGAAACCGTTGCGTTGTCCGATGCCGTGCGCGTGGCCAACGAACTGACCTCGGCCGATGACACGCTGATCATCGTCACCGCCGACCACTCGCACACCCTCAACTTCGTCGGCTATCCGGCGCGTGGCAACCCGATCCTGGGCAAGGTGAAGGACAAGGGCGGCGAAGACGGTGCCGGCAAGCTGGACAACGCCCTGGACGGCAATGGCCAGCCCTACACCACGCTGAGCTACGCCAACGGCCCCGGCCACACCGGCGCCACCAACCAGCAGCCGGCCGGACCGAAGCGCTACCCGCACAACCCCAGCACATTCGAGCAGGCCAAGGGCCGCCCCGACCTGCACGCGGTGGACACCGAGCACCCCGATTACATGCAGGAAGCGCTGGTGCCGATGAAGTCCGAATCGCACGGCGGCGAAGACGTGGGCATCTGGGCCCGTGGCCCGGGCAGCCAGGCGATCCGCGGCACGCTGGAGCAGAACGCGATCTACCACATGATCGTGCAGGCGGCCCCTGCGCTGCGCGCACGCCTGTGCCAGGCCGGCACCTGCGATGCGCAGGGCGTGCCGGTGCAGCTGCCGGCGCCGAACGCCTTCGAGCGCAAGGCCGAGGCCAAGTGA
- a CDS encoding WG repeat-containing protein translates to MRPQPAPAVWAGRRVARWLALLGVLASAGAQAQPPACQLLTESEGLVALPGCTVAKGQPRLDATALAALPYDAQGLAVVHAGGSFHYVERTGRSLAVITWDNGPDTLQEGLLRGRVGERIGYFDVALRQVIEPTFDFAWPFQDGVAEVCNGCRRGTPAADGHTPMEGGDWFRIDRSGRRLK, encoded by the coding sequence GTGAGGCCGCAGCCAGCCCCTGCCGTTTGGGCCGGTCGCCGCGTTGCGCGGTGGCTGGCCCTGCTGGGCGTGCTGGCCAGTGCCGGTGCGCAGGCACAGCCGCCTGCGTGCCAACTGCTGACTGAAAGCGAAGGGCTGGTGGCACTGCCCGGCTGCACCGTGGCCAAAGGTCAGCCGCGGCTGGACGCCACTGCGCTGGCCGCCCTGCCTTACGACGCGCAGGGGCTGGCGGTAGTTCATGCCGGCGGCAGTTTCCATTACGTGGAGCGCACTGGTCGCAGCCTGGCGGTCATCACCTGGGACAACGGCCCGGACACGCTGCAGGAAGGTCTGCTGCGTGGCCGCGTGGGTGAGCGCATCGGTTACTTCGACGTGGCGTTGCGGCAGGTGATCGAACCGACCTTCGATTTTGCCTGGCCGTTCCAGGACGGCGTGGCCGAAGTCTGCAACGGCTGCCGGCGCGGCACGCCCGCTGCTGACGGGCACACCCCGATGGAAGGCGGCGACTGGTTCCGCATCGACCGCAGCGGCCGTCGGCTGAAGTAG